Proteins encoded within one genomic window of Thermofilaceae archaeon:
- a CDS encoding ABC transporter ATP-binding protein: MGVEAVGLGKRFGETWGVREVTLSVKAGSVAVLAGPNGAGKTTTTRILTTYYKPDKGWARVCGFDVVREFREVRRRVAYLPQGYGVSGDLTPEELVVASLMIRGFSYFEAKRAAREWLEELGLWEIRSRRLWVLSGGEKRRAVVASVLAEPAEVYFLDEPTTGIDVEGRYEVLRVIRRAAAKGATVFMTTHNLSEAQLAADEVFFINAGRTVLSGKPSALLEAFPWRYKAIADRGNGSLEGLPHLDLGDKVVIYAKARDELFSLLGELKLTIYEVREVDLEDIYLHAVRVR; encoded by the coding sequence ATGGGCGTAGAAGCGGTCGGGTTGGGTAAGCGGTTTGGTGAGACTTGGGGGGTTAGGGAGGTAACTCTCTCCGTGAAAGCTGGATCCGTAGCTGTTCTTGCGGGACCTAACGGCGCCGGTAAGACTACTACGACGAGGATTCTAACAACGTACTATAAGCCGGACAAGGGTTGGGCTCGAGTTTGCGGCTTCGATGTTGTGAGGGAGTTCCGGGAGGTGAGGAGGAGAGTGGCGTACCTGCCGCAGGGCTACGGGGTTAGCGGGGATTTGACACCGGAGGAACTAGTCGTAGCTTCACTCATGATTAGGGGGTTTAGCTACTTCGAAGCTAAAAGAGCCGCACGGGAGTGGCTAGAGGAGTTGGGTCTCTGGGAGATAAGGAGTAGGAGGTTGTGGGTGCTCAGCGGTGGGGAAAAGAGGAGGGCTGTCGTCGCGTCTGTCCTAGCGGAGCCAGCAGAGGTCTACTTCCTGGATGAACCGACGACGGGTATAGACGTTGAGGGGAGGTACGAGGTGCTCAGGGTTATCAGGAGGGCGGCCGCGAAAGGCGCTACGGTTTTCATGACTACGCACAACCTATCTGAGGCTCAGCTAGCCGCTGATGAGGTTTTCTTCATTAACGCTGGTAGGACGGTTCTCTCGGGAAAGCCCTCCGCTCTGCTTGAAGCGTTTCCCTGGAGGTACAAAGCGATCGCTGACAGAGGCAACGGGAGTCTAGAGGGCCTCCCGCACCTCGATCTAGGCGACAAGGTGGTGATCTACGCGAAGGCGAGGGACGAACTTTTCAGCCTGCTCGGGGAGCTAAAGCTGACCATCTACGAGGTGCGCGAAGTTGACCTGGAGGATATCTACCTGCACGCGGTGAGGGTGAGGTAG
- a CDS encoding type II toxin-antitoxin system VapC family toxin, with amino-acid sequence MVEKIVVDTNILIDVFERGNERLLLKLLEFEVFVPSVALYEYLWGYLYIGRDYLREKELIEKLFTVVYPDQRITLKAMELDVQLRKQGFSIPQADVLIAATALALDAPLLSRDLGHYEKLRNFGLKILTEL; translated from the coding sequence GTGGTTGAGAAGATCGTAGTCGATACGAACATCCTAATCGATGTCTTTGAGCGAGGGAACGAGAGGCTCCTGCTGAAACTCCTGGAGTTTGAGGTGTTTGTACCCTCCGTCGCCCTCTACGAGTACCTGTGGGGGTACCTCTACATCGGCCGCGACTACTTGAGGGAGAAGGAGCTAATCGAGAAACTCTTCACAGTTGTTTACCCCGACCAGCGGATCACGCTCAAGGCGATGGAACTGGACGTTCAACTCAGGAAGCAGGGCTTCTCAATCCCACAAGCTGACGTTCTAATCGCGGCAACCGCTCTCGCACTCGATGCCCCGCTACTCTCCAGAGACCTGGGGCACTACGAGAAGCTGAGGAACTTCGGGCTAAAAATCCTCACCGAACTGTAA
- a CDS encoding glycerophosphodiester phosphodiesterase family protein yields MLIEELKGRFFVVAHRGASGYEPENTLRAVRRAIEIGVDAVEVDVRVSKEGVPVVIHDDSLDRTTNGRGRVRDMTVAELRRLDAGKGERIPLLEEVLDEVKERVALFLELKEIESAEPALHLVLDRGMLNQVLFISFDAQTLSTVKRAEPRAHIGLIYAKPGDGIVEAKRLGCEFVLPHFRLATEKAVAFAHRMKLMVVAWTVDDPALAAELKGRGVDGVASNYPDLIIPLRGYTGTPIH; encoded by the coding sequence ATGCTTATCGAAGAGTTGAAGGGCAGGTTCTTTGTTGTCGCGCATAGGGGGGCTAGCGGTTACGAGCCTGAGAATACTCTGAGGGCTGTTCGAAGAGCCATTGAGATCGGCGTTGACGCAGTGGAGGTCGACGTGAGAGTGAGCAAGGAGGGGGTACCCGTCGTGATCCACGATGATAGCTTGGATAGGACGACGAATGGTCGCGGGAGGGTACGTGATATGACCGTCGCTGAGCTGAGGAGGCTGGATGCTGGCAAAGGGGAGAGAATCCCGCTGCTCGAGGAGGTTCTCGATGAGGTGAAGGAGAGGGTTGCGCTCTTCCTCGAATTGAAGGAGATTGAGTCTGCAGAGCCGGCGCTTCACCTAGTGTTGGATCGCGGTATGCTCAATCAGGTGCTCTTCATCTCCTTTGACGCACAAACCTTATCCACCGTGAAGAGGGCGGAGCCGCGTGCGCATATCGGTCTCATCTACGCCAAACCGGGAGATGGGATTGTTGAAGCGAAGCGCTTAGGCTGCGAGTTCGTGCTCCCGCATTTCCGGCTGGCGACGGAGAAAGCCGTCGCTTTCGCCCACAGGATGAAGCTGATGGTTGTAGCCTGGACGGTGGACGACCCGGCGCTAGCGGCCGAGCTGAAGGGTAGGGGGGTGGACGGCGTCGCGTCAAACTACCCTGACCTGATCATTCCGCTCCGTGGGTACACTGGTACACCGATACATTGA
- a CDS encoding DUF488 family protein, giving the protein MRAYTLGYGGVKPERFLEIVGRLGCRVVVDVRRFPRSSVSFYTGENLRAELERIGVSYVWLGELGALGLSKRYRVAEPVTCTSSPTFQSYVVYLMTEPQALRALSLIRGMAVEGLAPLIICREGKPEYCHRQFIADALTAMNVEVVHIIGEKSVKHTGSPCYSYVAAKLASSVYMKNTSTSA; this is encoded by the coding sequence GTGCGAGCGTACACGCTCGGTTACGGGGGTGTAAAGCCTGAGCGCTTCCTCGAGATAGTGGGAAGGCTCGGCTGCAGGGTGGTGGTTGACGTGCGCAGGTTCCCCCGCTCAAGCGTCAGCTTCTACACCGGTGAGAACCTGAGAGCGGAGCTGGAGCGGATCGGGGTCTCATACGTCTGGCTCGGCGAGCTGGGAGCGCTTGGATTAAGCAAGAGGTACAGGGTTGCAGAGCCCGTGACGTGCACTAGCTCGCCAACATTCCAGTCGTACGTGGTCTACCTGATGACCGAGCCACAAGCTCTCAGGGCCTTATCGCTGATACGGGGTATGGCTGTTGAAGGTTTGGCCCCGTTGATCATCTGCAGGGAGGGGAAACCCGAGTACTGTCACAGGCAGTTCATCGCTGACGCGCTCACCGCGATGAACGTGGAGGTGGTGCACATCATAGGGGAGAAATCGGTAAAGCACACGGGCTCACCCTGCTACAGCTACGTAGCTGCTAAGCTCGCTTCAAGCGTTTACATGAAAAACACCTCGACGAGTGCGTAG